The DNA sequence TATTGCATTGATTTTGACCTTCTTTTTTGCTCTTGCAAGCCTCCCAGATGAGCGGATATCGATTACTTAAGAGTTTCACTTCCATGGAGTTATCCTGAGAAAATTGCACTAGGTGATTTTGCActtaaagttttgttttgcatttaacGAGACGAAGGGAGCAAATACGTCACAAGACACTGGGGAATTACAGATAACAAATGAATCATCACATATAATCAGCAAAAGCTTTATTACAGTGTAATTTAACAGttgcagattattttttctACAGTGATACAAAGAATAAATTATattaacacaaaaataaaaagtcactttaatttcaatttgaatgttttattcaCAAAACCTGTGTTTTGTACATAAAACCTGCATTTTTTTGCCCTGCAGTATGACAGTAAATAATTTATCTAATAAGATCAAGTTTCTATAACTGAATATGTGTAGTTTTGGTCAGAATATTACAGCAAGGATAAGGCAACATGGAAAAGCTCCCTTTAAGCAGCTTCCCAGTGCAGAccacatttttgctgcatgacAAGAAGGGAGATGCATCTAGCAAAACTGGATCAACTCTTTCATGCTGCATCCTTCCTGACAGCAAATATCAGATATTTTCCCAGCAGCACGTCTCATCCGAGAGGACAAGGGGTACCAGTGAGGAGCCAGCGGGACAACATCCTCTTGAGGGATGTGGACCATCTCCATAGCCTGGTGCTCCTTTGTGGAGGCGTCCTGGTCCCCTGTGCAGAGGAGGTGGAAAGACACCTGGGATTTAGAGAGCCTTGGAAATTTGTAGTTTTGTGCTTAAATACTCTAGATAGAGAGTTAACTCAAACAAGACATGATATTTATTAAATACagtttgaaaaacaaataaaaaggcTCGTATGTGTCATATATTTCTTTATCAGGGGATAGATattcaaaaagaaaagtgaGGTTCCTGCCGCAGAAGACTTCTAAACTTTATCtccaaatgtttaaaatgtaaaatatatctCATCTTTATCCACAAAAACAGAAGGTTTAAGTAAGCAATAGTTCTCAATCAAAGCACCtgctgtttgaaaatgtaacataCTCACAGTGAGAGGTGTACTGACGCTGCCCCAGTTCCACGTCCGGGATGCTTCTCCTCAGCCGAGAGTTACCGCAGGACGAGACGGCCAGACGTATCAGCTCTCTCCCACACATCTTAATCCTCTCCTGTGCATGaaccacacacactgcagccaccagcaccaccatcagagacACCAGACACTTCACAGCGGACATCGTATGGTTGTTATTGCTCCTCAGTTGGTCGGAGGAGAGAGGAACCGAATGGACTGGTAGATGAGAGAGATGAGGATGTGACTTGTGTGGTGAACTTAAGGGGGTTTTTATAGTCAGTGtatcaatgtaaaaaaaacgCTGAGGCCACAGTCTTCGAAAAGATGTATTCGGCCTTGGTGAAGGAAAAGCATGTCCTGATCTTGAGCTCAACATGAGAGTGATGCGAAGTCTTCTCAAGGCTGAGACTCTCACTGAGATAAAAATCTGGCTCTGGTCTTAAAAACATTAGAGATATTAAAGGTACACTAttcaggattttcctaaagaaTAGActctgtgtttgggatgttcCTTGGCACAGCACATAGGTCAGGTCGGGACTTAATAAAAAGACAAGATACGcaagcacacagagaaacaatgtttttactgtttcaaaTCATCtcgggtctcatttataaaacagtgcgcaGGATccatatcaaaaataaacatatggaccaaagccaaaaatggcatgcgcctaaaaatattcaacaatttctacaatcaggcttctacctcaccatctgcgtcgccaatctcct is a window from the Epinephelus fuscoguttatus linkage group LG15, E.fuscoguttatus.final_Chr_v1 genome containing:
- the insl3 gene encoding insulin-like 3 (Leydig cell) encodes the protein MSAVKCLVSLMVVLVAAVCVVHAQERIKMCGRELIRLAVSSCGNSRLRRSIPDVELGQRQYTSHWDQDASTKEHQAMEMVHIPQEDVVPLAPHWYPLSSRMRRAAGKISDICCQEGCSMKELIQFC